GTTGCTTTGTGGGTCGTTTAATAAGAACCTGACCGTCTTGCGGTTTCCAATTTGAGTCGACTTGACTGTGTCTGGACCAGTTAAACACGGTAAATTCAAAACTTCTTCCCAAAATATAAACAGACGGAGGTTTTCAGCCCGGGTGATAATGTAGCGCTTCCGGTTTCCTCCGAGCTGCATTATGGGGATTGTAGTCTCTTGTATTTTGGCAGCGATCTCGGATTCCCCAGTCACAACACATGAGCTTCCAAATTCATTTTTACAATCACAGTGTTAATACAATCATATTGCACACGGATACGTTGTAATATTGTGTTACAGACACACCACATGAAGGTAGATTAGTGTTGAAAATGCTCCCTATTTACAtatcttcattttaaaaataacctGGATACCCACATGCTGGATCTTCAAGTTAATTAATTGTATACATAAATATTCATATGTACATGTTGTCTAACAGATGCCCCTCTATAATTTGCTTTTAAAGCCTGAAAGTGATATAAAAGATTGATAAGAAATGTACAGTGATATGTCAAACTCTTTTAAGTGTCTCTTTTACATCaatatgtaatgttttcattGCTCTGGGTAAACCTATTTACTTTACAGTGTGTCTATATCTTACGCCTTATTTCTCTACTTCAATTGTTCCCGTTCAGTAAATTTCTTCTTGTAAagctttaaataaagaaaaaaaagtagatCCCATGTTAAGTCAAACATCttgcaaaagaaacaaaaaataagagTGGCTTTGTACAACTTGGAAAGGCTCATGTTATTTGAGCAGCCACAAATAGCCGATATGATAAGGCAACACGTGTAAACACGGGAACAAAAGCTGGACTGCGTCACCAATTGAGGGTGCTGTACGTTGTACAGACTAACTCCTTTCAAGGCAAATGTGTGATTTTGGCCACTATAAATAAAACGGACTTCTATCTGGTCAGTTTGGTGTCTATCAGCTTAGCACTGAGGGCGAGCCTCTCACAAGGGAAAACGATGCTTTAAAAATAGAAGGTGATAatgcatttgtttatttgcCATCCTGTAATGAATACGACACAATAAAGACAAGAACCACAGATAGCTTTTCATCGCATTTTATCATGTATGGTCATGAGTGGAGAGAAAGAGCCAGTAATGCAGCTGTATACAGAGttcaaatcttattttttttttaaaaaaggagacaaacttaaaaaaaagagaaaattgcACTCAGCTTCACAATACCTTTAGAAATTAAGCCATCTAaaattaacaataataacaacaataatcatAGTAGCAGTCAACATAAGAGTCTTACCACTGAAAGCAGAGGATGATTGTTTAGTCTGAATTCTATTATACTCCTTGCTAAGGTCAGATGCGGGGCAGCACACTAAATTCTTATTCGCAGACCTCGGTGCCTGGTGACTACGTTAAATTACCTTGCCACTTTAGTTTTTTCTAGGAAAAGAACTGCTGCAAAACAGTTATCCTTTACTCTGCCAAAGACAAAATAACCTGCCTTCAATGGGTAGATGCTATTCATTCCCTACCCTGAACTCAAAACACACTTTATCCTCCTGCAAGccaacaaaaatacacaaccaACAACTATCTTCATAGTCCAGAAGAGCTGATTTGAACTCACATACTATGCCTTTCTTCCCTCAACCCCGGGGTAACTATAATTATGGCCTAGCTCTaacattattttgttattctttCGCAGTGTTTTCAGTAAAGTATGATCAATTATAAcactaaaaaaaagaactggCCACGAGACCACTTAACCCAAGTCGCtactgaaaagaaaagtagaGGCAAATACAATTCAGactgcagaataataaagacATAAATGGATGGGAGAGGGGTAATGTATGGATGGTGAAAGTGCATTTGACATATTTACTCTGGGAACTCTAGGCTGCTGAGCtggatttaatatttaaatgaatgaatggtgaAGGTCTCAGAAAGATGGGTAGTGGTTGGAGGGGGATGGTAGTGGGATCAGATTTCCCTTTGGCTGCTCCCATACACACTCTCGTCACTGTAGGCAATGTAGAGGAAAAAGTCCTCTTCATGATGCTCCTGAGAAAGAcggtcagaaaaaaaaaaagattttattaatgacaaaagggagggagggaggctcaCTTTGGTACGAGCAGGGAAGAAGCAATTCAGTACGCTCGTAAAGTCGTAGTCTGAGAGCAGGTCAGTGACATAGAAAATGAGTAAGACTCTTGCCTGGTACAACAGTCCCATGGTAGCTGAGGTGGGTGGAATGACGTTGTTtacaaagaagaagagagcatCCTCAGCTCGCAAGTGGATTCTTTTCCGGATGAGGAAGTAAAACTGGCCCACTGGTAAAAGAGAGTACGCAACATTGACAACATTTTAGATGTTACTATAACATGGAAGAGCCTTTTATTATTGTCCACGAATTTAGCACATTATACAATGTTCACCTGTCAGGTCGGAGGGGACAAGGTATTTCTTCTTGTCCAGATCTCCTATTCTGGCTTTGGGGGCTTTCTCCACAATTACCTGGGGggggaaaggggaaaaaatggacATGTCCACAGAAAATCAATCAGGTACATTTTCCACTGAACAAAGGCTGCGTGTATTGAGTGAGAAGTACTTTAATAGTGTTCCACCTTCCTAAGAAAAGGGATCTGAGAAAGCATGCATTGTTAGTAAAGGGAGGACTGAAATCTAGTCGGTCCAGACGTGGggttttatttatcttttgaaAAACTACCTTTTGATTTGGTCTGTTAGCTAGTCTGTTGAAAAAGGGAAATTACATGTCTTCTCTTCTATCTAAAACTAGTACTTGTAAAGTACTTCCACATGGTAGCAGGTCATTATAGAGCTTAAATGATTTGTCACCGGAGAGAAAATTAATCAGAAACAAATTGTGAAcgatttattgtatttttcaaagGTAAATTAGTCAGATCTAGTAGTTAAAGTTACTCAGAAGTTTAGACCTTCTGGTTTCCCCGGTCTTCTAGGCAGTGAAATGAATACATTTGGATTCTGGACCattgatcagacaaaacaacacatttacaaaatgtCATCTTTGGTTCAGATAACTTGTGATGTGCTATTTTTGTCTTACTATATGCTGCCATTTTTAAAGCCCAATCAGGTATCCGATTAATTGAGGAAACAACTTAGATTACTCgataattaagaaataaaacgCTGGTTGCAGCAGTCTGATAACAGCTGTAAACCGAAAGGCAGTGAAGCTAGATAACTACTGCAGAGACAAACGCAGGTCACCatacagacagcagagagcacGTTAATCTGACAGGTTTGATCCTGTCACTCCTGTTAGCTCCGCTTGAATTGCAAAACACTGGACTGAACAATATTTCAATCAAGAGCCAGGGCGACGTAAACAAGTGTCCCGTGTGTGGACACGAACTATTTTAAGGTGCGCTGCTATGAGCGTTTCAACATACAGCCTGAAACTACACCCACCTCCCCGGTCAGACCACAACCAGGCTGTACACACTGCGGACTCAATGTCTGTCACTGCAATGACCGCCACAGTCCTGAAAGCCTTATTTCACTTTGTTACAAAGGATCTGCCGTCATCATTAAGTtatattttcttgaaataaacacacatccGGAAGGATTACACGAAGCAATCACTAGCTGGCCTGTTCAGTGCGGCCGAAATCCTTTACGGTTAACCTCTAGCGTTGTTAGCCAACTCGTGTGCTGTTTACTAACGTGGCAGTCAACTATGGAGACAAAGAAGGTTAATTGTACGCGGGCACAACTGTACCACACAATTATGATATTTTAAGTGCGTCCACTGAGTGTCAAAAACAATTAGCTAAACGGCGTCAGAAATCTAGCTAGCTACCCGTCAGATAGCTAACAACACACAGCGAGCTagtaagctaacattagctactTACAGGTACCCTATCTGGATACTTCTTCCTTATTTTCTCGCCTTCGGACCGCCTTTTCTCAAAAGGGTGCTCTTCTTTGTACTGAAACTTCATCGTTAAGAGAGATGACAGACAGCAAGTCGGTCACTCCGGGTTTGAACGATATGGGTTTGCTCAAGGAACGGCTCAAATCGCTGACACACACGACAAAAACAAACGATGCTAACTAGCTGTTAGCTTGCCACAGCTGTTTTCCTAGTGCGACTGCGGCGGAGGGATACAATAACAATATGACGTAGCGGAGAGTCTAGTTCGCAGGGTAGACTTCCTGCTTCCCCACAACACATTAGCGAAAATTGTAACGTGATCATTAGAGTCCAATCAAGTAGAATTATCTCAttgtaaattaataattttgGATGTGGTTTGAAATATATGATGCAATTTTCTGCGgaactattttattttgatcAACCGCTGCGCGCAAAGACGCGGGGCAGGGCGGTGAAGAGGCAGCTGTCCTTGTCATATGACCGAGGCCCAGCAGTTAGCAGCCACAGAGGAAACTCAAAAACACGCGATATCAGACTGACATTTTGGCTGCGTGGGGCCTCAAACATGGGCCCAAATACATCATCAGCAAAACAGGGCTCATGTTGGACTGCTGTGTATTCACCAGCATTCACATTAAAGCTTAATAATGACTTAATTGGCTTGAAGTTTCGCAATAACCTCTCAGATCAATGATAAGAAGTGATTAGTGAGCTCATTATTGGATCTGTGAACCTGTGAAAATGACATCCAAAAGAAACAGTTGTTGGTTAATAGTTGTTTAATAGTTGTCTGCCCTCTTGGTATGGCCAGATCAGCTTGGGGGTCTTGTGGAAAATGAGCTGATGGAGCcccattaacacacactggAGCTCTGAGGGGCCCCTGAGGCTCTGGGGTGTGTTGGTCATTATTCCCAGTCAGCAATCCAGCCTTGAATCCGGTTTATCTATTTACTTATTAGTTTATTTGTCGGGGGCGATGCAAATCATATtataacattttacatttgcgTAACTAACACTCTTAGTTctaaaatgtttattatattcattatttaagATCCCTGAATTGCTTATAAGAACATTTAACTAATGGGGTTAATTCTCTGGAagtcctctttcttttttatgttgctttaaTGGTGTGAAATGATGGTGAATAGCGGTTTCAAGACAACTGCTGTGCTAGTTTTGGGAATTTTACGAGGACCCACCACCCACTGAGCAACctgttatttaatttttaactCAAAAGCCCTCATCTATTcagagttttgaaaaaaaaaaacactgtactgtactgtatgttgtcATAGTTGACCTTTCACATGACCATTTCCTGAAACACTCATGAGGAAAGTTACTAACCTGTCTGTTGCGCAAGTGATCCACTGCTCCGTGACTCACTCCTGCTCATGTGACATCTAAACTCCCCTCTGTACTCAGTATTTCCAGTACTTTACTCTGTGGTAAAGTAaggcatacaaaaaaaaatccctgaaTGAAACAACCATTCCTCTTTAAACCAGAATGTTGACTGGTAATCTGGTGAAGTTTTGAGAGTAAAGTTTTCAACATACATACAAGACTGATCTTATCTCCTCCATATCGTAACTTTTACTCTGTTGTAGCTCAGAATGTAATGACTTTTCCTTCCAGTTCCTAGAGttcaaaagaaatatttaaaaatattaatagcAACTGAGAGCAGCTTCAGAACAGCATGCAAACTGTACAGTAAAACTTTGAGTCTTGCTGTGAGGCTTATTGAGGAACTTCAGGTGTGACAGATCTAAATTTTAAATGGCATAAAAAAGCATTTGTTAAAAAACGTTTGGTGGGATTCACATCAGGCAACATGTTTGATTAGAAGAGATTACGCTCCTCACAATGTTAGCTCCCAGAGTCATGGCCATGGGCTGCAAGGTGAAGAAATTTAACATCTCTTACGTGATTAAAGTTACTCTGAACAATGAGAGATGCACGTTTGCTGTTTCGAGCTTTAGGTTTTACTGTCAAACCATCGTCAGGCGGAGGTAGAGGTGTCGTCAAACAACAGCTTACGTATACCAGTATACTACGGGCACACCATAATGAATGATTAAAATTAAGAAGCGCATGTCTGACATTTAAATGTGGAAGTTAGAAAAATAGCACAGCAGTGGTTATTAGATGTGCAATCATCGATATCTAAGTTCAGAGACTTGTCTGTATGCTACGACATGTTtgtttaacaa
The sequence above is a segment of the Pempheris klunzingeri isolate RE-2024b chromosome 23, fPemKlu1.hap1, whole genome shotgun sequence genome. Coding sequences within it:
- the LOC139222596 gene encoding gamma-aminobutyric acid receptor-associated protein, with amino-acid sequence MKFQYKEEHPFEKRRSEGEKIRKKYPDRVPVIVEKAPKARIGDLDKKKYLVPSDLTVGQFYFLIRKRIHLRAEDALFFFVNNVIPPTSATMGLLYQEHHEEDFFLYIAYSDESVYGSSQREI